The genomic stretch ACGAAACCTATGGCGAACTGGCCGCCGACAAGCGCAACGCGGTGCTGGTGTGCCACGCGCTCAATGCCTCGCACCATGTGGCCGGCACTTATGAGGGCCAGCCCAAGAGCGAAGGCTGGTGGGACAACCTGGTGGGCCCGGGCAAGCCCCTGGACACCGACCGCTTTTTCGTGATCGGCGTGAACAATCCGGGCTCTTGCTTCGGCTCCACCGGCCCCACGCATGTCAACCCTGCCACCGGCAAGCCGTATGGCGCGGACTTCCCGGTGGTGACGGTCGAAGACTGGGTGCAGGCCCAGGCCCGTTTGCTCGACGCCCTGGGGATCGAGCAACTCGCCGCCGTCCTCGGCGGCAGCTTGGGCGGCATGCAGGCGCTCAGCTGGACCCTGCAGTTTCCCGACCGGCTGCGCCATTGCGTCGCGATCGCCACCGCACCCAATCTGTCGGCGCAGAACATCGCCTTCAACGAGGTCGCACGTCGCGCGATCGTGACCGACCCCGATTTCCACGGCGGCCACTATGCCGCCCACGGCGTGCTGCCCAAGCGCGGCTTGCGGGTCGCCCGCATGATCGGCCACATCACCTACCTGAGCGACGACGTGATGGAGCAAAAGTTCGGCCGCGAGCTGCGGGCCGCCGAACTCGGCTACAGCACGCAGGAGATCGAGTTTCAGATCGAAAGCTATTTGCGCTACCAAGGCGACAAGTTCAGCGAGTACTTCGACGCCAACACCTATTTGCTGATCACGCGCGCGCTCGATTACTTCGACCCTGCCCGGGAACATGGTGGCGACCTGGCGCGCGCCCTAGCCCGGGCCACCGCGAAGTTCCTGGTGGTCAGCTTCACGACCGACTGGCGCTTCTCGCCCGCCCGCTCACGCGAGATCGTCAAGGCGCTGCTCGACAACCGCCGCGACGTCAGCTACGCCGAGATCGAAGCACCGCACGGGCACGACGCTTTCCTGCTCGACGACCCGCGGTACCACGGTGTGTTGCGCGCTTACTTCGACCGCATCGCCAAGGAGGTGGGCCGATGAGGCGGGTGATGTCTGTTGCCGGTTTTTCAGGGGCCGCCGCGCCGGGCCGCCCCAAGCAAGGCCAAACCCTCTCGGAGGGTCGCTGGGCGTACTCGGCCAGCGGGGAGCGGTCATCCCCCCGGGCCGCCGCGCCGGGCCGCCCCAAGCAAGGCCCGACCCTCGCGGAGGGTCGCGGGGCGTACTCGACCAGCGGGGAGCCGTCATGAGTGAGCGCCGCGACATGGAACTCATTGCGAGCCTGGTGCCGCCCGGGTCGCGCGTGCTCGACCTCGGCTGCGGGCGCGGCGAGTTGCTGGCGCATCTGCGCGAGCACCGCCAGTGCACCGGCTACGGCATCGAAATCGACGACGCCAATGTGCTCGCCTGCGTGCAACGGGGTGTCAACGTGATCCAGCTCAACCTCGAAGAGGGCCTGGCGATCTTCGAGGACCAGAGTTTCGACGTCGTGCTGCAACTCGACACGCTGCAACACCTGCGCAACACCGAATCGATGTTGCGCGAGACCGCGCGGGTCGGGCGCATCGGCATCGTCAGCTTTCCCAACTTCGCCCACTGGCCCAACCGCATGCGGGTGCTGTCGGGCCGCATGCCGGTCACCAAAGCCTTGCCCTACGAGTGGTACAACACGCCCAACATCCGCGTCGGGACCTATGCCGATTTCGAGGTGCTGGCACGCAAGAACGGGCTGCAGGTGCTCGATTCCTTCGGCATCCGGCAAGGCCGGCCGGTCCGCTTCCGGCCGAATCTGCTGGCCAGCGTCGCCGTGTTCAAGTTCTCGCGCGGCTGACGACAGCGGCAGCAGCACACACAGGTCATCGACGGCCGGCCCCCGCTCAGAATCGCGCGCGCCAATAAGCGCCGACGCTGCTGCGCTTCAGGCGCAGCGACAAGCTCGTGTTGGCGTCGAATTTCAAGCGCAGGCCCCCGCGCGAGATGCCGAAGCGCGACGCCGGCGACGGCGACCATTCCAGACCCAGGTCCGGTGACTGCGGGGGCCCATATCCCAAGCCCCCCGGCGCGCCGGCGAGGTCTTGTCGGGAAGCGATTGCGGCCATCGCGCGAAAGCCGGCATGCACATCGCCTTCGGGCGGCGGTCTTAACTGCGGCGTCGGCGTGTCCAGCGTCAGGTGAAAGCGGTGCAGCCGACGTTGCATCCAAGCGGTCTGCAAGGCATTGCGCAGGCGGCCGTCGCTCGGCGTGGCTTGCGGGGTGGGGGGTGGAGCGGACGAGGCGGGGTCTAAGCCGTCGGGTGGGGCGGCCTGCACCGCTGCGGTGGCCTCCGCCTCGGACGCAGCGGCCGGCACCGACAGTTCGGCGGCCGCCAGGGTCACTTCGGTTGCGGCATCCGCTTCGGCGGCGACGTCTGGCAGCGTTGCTTGCGGGACCTCGAGGCTCGAGGGCGGCGCCGGTTCGGCCGCGGCTGGGCCGGCGCACGCCAGCAGACCCAGCGTGACGGCCAGACCCAGGCAGCAGGCGCTCACCGCCGCCAACCCAGGGCGAACAGCGGCGACGGACGCCGGGCGGCGATGGCGCCCGCGACCATCGCGAGCGCGAGCATGAGCACACGGCGGGCGAGACATGACAGACCTCCGCGCAAGAAGACAACCGGGCCGCTCCAACGTCCACATGATGGGGCTGCGGCGCTGTAAGCGTGCAGTGGCGAGCGCCGCCGGTCTGTCGGATAGGTGGCGACGACGTGTAGGAATCGACGAAGTCGGGGCTTTGCTGAGGGCCGTCGAGTGCGCGGGACGCGTGCGGGTCGGTATGGCCGGAGTGTTACCGACGTGAAGGACTCACTTCACAATTTGCCTTCGATCGACTGCTTCTCTCGCCAGATCTCTTGAACGAAGGGATCGGTGATCCCGTAGAGGCCGTGTCCTTTGCGCATGACGAGGTTGGCCGCCAGCAGATCGTTGACCACCGGCTGGATCTCTTCGATGCGCACCTCGCGGCCCACCGCCTTGGCGTACGCCGCCGCGGCTTCGGCGGAGAACAGGCCGCGCGCGTCCCCCTCGGTGCTCGCGATCCGCTCGAAGACGGCCGTCGCCAGCCCGCCCAGCTGCTCGACCTTGGCCAATTCGACGTCGGCTGCGGTCGATCTCAGCGTGGCGGCGATGACGGGCAGGTGGGCGTCAGGATCACTGCCGGGCGGCAGATGGCGCGCCAGCTGTCGAAGCGCCTTCAGCATCTCTTCGGGGCGGTGCCCCAGTGTCCGGAAGGCGTCGATCGCGACCGGTTTGGACGGCAGGTTCATCTCGCCGGCTTCGCCGAGCCGCTTGAGCAGGTGCTCGACGTAGTCGCTGTCGAGCACCGGATAAGCGACCGAAGTGGCCCCCGCGAAAGCCTGGTGGCGCCGCGCCGTGAGTTCGTTGACGAGGGCACGGTGCGATCCGGTGCCGATGAACAGGAAGTGGCCCGGCGTGTCGGGGCGCGGGTTGATGGCGTCGCGGGCGGCCTTGAGTGCGAGCAGCATCTGGTTGCCGTCGTCCGACGTGATGGCGTGCTGCACTTCGTCGACGATCAGCACGACGTCGCATTTCGCCTGATCCACCGCCTCCAGCAGTGCCTGCGCGAGTGTGGGACCGCCCTGAGCGCCGATGCTCTCCAACTTGAAGCCGAACTTGAAGCCCAAGGCACCGAAGTCGGCACCGCGCACCCGCTTGAGCTTCTCGACCAGGGCAGAGGCCGGCGTTTGCAGCTCGGTGTAGGCCTTGCGGATCGCGCGCTGCACCAGAACGGCCGGGCTGGTTTGGGTGTCGCTCCATAAATCGACATAAATCACCAGCGCGCCGTGC from Caldimonas brevitalea encodes the following:
- a CDS encoding AAA family ATPase encodes the protein MSVYRRPQLAQQMAQQLLRPGVLDEGLRSGLFLSGVRRTGKTTFLLNDLIPALEGHGALVIYVDLWSDTQTSPAVLVQRAIRKAYTELQTPASALVEKLKRVRGADFGALGFKFGFKLESIGAQGGPTLAQALLEAVDQAKCDVVLIVDEVQHAITSDDGNQMLLALKAARDAINPRPDTPGHFLFIGTGSHRALVNELTARRHQAFAGATSVAYPVLDSDYVEHLLKRLGEAGEMNLPSKPVAIDAFRTLGHRPEEMLKALRQLARHLPPGSDPDAHLPVIAATLRSTAADVELAKVEQLGGLATAVFERIASTEGDARGLFSAEAAAAYAKAVGREVRIEEIQPVVNDLLAANLVMRKGHGLYGITDPFVQEIWREKQSIEGKL
- the metW gene encoding methionine biosynthesis protein MetW, producing the protein MSERRDMELIASLVPPGSRVLDLGCGRGELLAHLREHRQCTGYGIEIDDANVLACVQRGVNVIQLNLEEGLAIFEDQSFDVVLQLDTLQHLRNTESMLRETARVGRIGIVSFPNFAHWPNRMRVLSGRMPVTKALPYEWYNTPNIRVGTYADFEVLARKNGLQVLDSFGIRQGRPVRFRPNLLASVAVFKFSRG
- the metX gene encoding homoserine O-succinyltransferase MetX encodes the protein MATLGHVTPSSKFFDTPLPLRSGAQLRDYTLVYETYGELAADKRNAVLVCHALNASHHVAGTYEGQPKSEGWWDNLVGPGKPLDTDRFFVIGVNNPGSCFGSTGPTHVNPATGKPYGADFPVVTVEDWVQAQARLLDALGIEQLAAVLGGSLGGMQALSWTLQFPDRLRHCVAIATAPNLSAQNIAFNEVARRAIVTDPDFHGGHYAAHGVLPKRGLRVARMIGHITYLSDDVMEQKFGRELRAAELGYSTQEIEFQIESYLRYQGDKFSEYFDANTYLLITRALDYFDPAREHGGDLARALARATAKFLVVSFTTDWRFSPARSREIVKALLDNRRDVSYAEIEAPHGHDAFLLDDPRYHGVLRAYFDRIAKEVGR